Part of the Rhodothermales bacterium genome is shown below.
CGGAAAGTTCTACGATGGCACCTTAATATCGGTGGGAACGAGCCCGACATGGAACCTGTCCAGATACGTAGAATTGGGAGGTGAGATCGAACTGACGCGCTTGCGTTTTCCAGACCGAAATCAGGAATTTGACTACGCGATCGCTCGTCTGCGGGGCCAACTGGCGTTCAGTACAAAAGCGTCGATTTCGGCTTTCATCCAGTACAGCTCTGCCGCTGATTTCATCCGGGCAAATGTGCGGTTCCGGATGAATTTCAGGGAGGGTCATGACCTCTGGCTCGTGTTCAATCAGGGAACCAATACAGACCGGTATCGGGGACTTCCGACACTGCCAGTCTCCGATTCGCGTGCAGTGCTGATCAAGTACACACATACATTCGCTTTGTAGAGAAAACACACGACCACTCAATGACTAAGACGCTAATCCGACAAATCAAGAACTCCGTGTTGCTCCTCGTAACCATACTGGTTGCCGGTTGCGGAGGAGAATCGACCAGTATTGAAACGCCGCGTCAGCTCGTCGAAGCCATGAAGGTGAAGTACGATGGCGAGTGGTACGACACGTTGACGTTCACGCAGGAGACTATACAATATCGATCCGGCGTGGCCGACACGTCGATCTGGTATGAGGCACTGTCCCTGCCCGGCAAGCTGCGGATAGATATCGCTCCGATGGAGTCCGGCAACGGACTGCTGTTTGCCAACGACAAGCGTTATGTATTTCGAGCCGATACGCTGCTATTCGAGCGCGACGAGATTCATCCGTTGATGGTTCTCGGATTCGATGCGTATGTGCAAGAGCCGCAAGTCACACTGGCGAAGCTCGACTCTCTGGGGTTTGACCTCACGGTGCTAAGCGAGGCCGAATGGAATCGGCGCCCTGTTTACGTCGTTGGTGCGCATGCCGGCGATCTCAGAACCAGTCAGTTCTGGATCGACAAGGAGCTTCTTGTCTTTGTAAGGGTGATCCAACGAGGTGGGATCGGCAACCAGAGTCTGGTGGATATTCGGTTCCGGGACTTTCAGACGGTTGGGGGGGGATGGGTTGCGTCGACCGTCGAGTTTTACCTGGACGGAACGCTATCGATACTTGAGTACTACTCGGATATTGTGGTGGATCGCGAGATGAGTCCGGATCTGTTCGAGCCGGATGCGTGGGCCACGGCGACGCATTGGATGTCTGAGGACGGAGACACCGAAGATGTCGGACCATGACGCATGGCAAGAAGTCACCATTCCAATTCGGGAGATCGTATTGCGTCTTGGATGGTGGCTCGTCATCGCGGCACTGGTCCTCTGCGTTCCGATGGTGTGGTTGTGGGGAGTTCCTTTTTGGCCGGCGTGGCCATGGCCGGCGGTGTGGCTAGGCGAGATCGCCCGTGGAGGTGCCCTGCTACTCCTTGCGTATGTGGTCTCCGTGCCGATTCACGAGGGCCTTCATGCGCTTGGCATGTTGATGACGGGTACGCCCCGGTCTGAGATCACGTTCGGTGCCCGCATTCTGCACGGAGTGGTCTACGTACATTGCGGCGCCGAGATGAAACTGACGGCGTACAGGCTGGTGTTGATTCTGCCGGTGTTATTGACCGGCTTGTTGCCGGCTGTGTGGGGTCTGGCGGGCGGTAGTTGGTGGATCGTTGCCTACGCGTACCTGATGATTGTGTCGGCGGCAGGTGATCTGGAGATGTACTGGCGGCTTCGCAAATTTCCGGGCGATGCGCTGACAAGAGATCATCCCGACTTGCTCGGGTGTGAGGTTCTGTTGCCCGAGTCGGGTAGCTAGCGCCGATCTTTCGCTGCCACGGTTGCCGGTCAGGGCTGTCGAGGTTCGCTTGAAGCTGCCGCGCTTTTTTGGCCCACGGCAGCGGTTACGTTACCTGGCCGCAAGGAAACCGCTCCGAATGATATCCAGGGATGGCTTTCCCTGTGGCGTGAAATCGATGGCGGTCACCGCGCCGCGAGTCTCTGACGCCGTGTGCCATCTCCATATGCAGGCGCCGGCAAACCATGGCTGGGGCCATACCTCTTCGAAGAAGGCCGTGTAGAGATTGGCCTGCGTCTCATTATCGGACTCGGTCACCTGAGCTTGCTGTCGCGATGCCCACTTCCAGGGCTCCACCGCGGCATCTGCGATACTTCTGTACCCGATCTCGGTGAACAGGACAGGCCTACCCGCGGAGCGGCTTACCGCGGCAAGTTTATCGC
Proteins encoded:
- a CDS encoding DUF3267 domain-containing protein; this encodes MSDHDAWQEVTIPIREIVLRLGWWLVIAALVLCVPMVWLWGVPFWPAWPWPAVWLGEIARGGALLLLAYVVSVPIHEGLHALGMLMTGTPRSEITFGARILHGVVYVHCGAEMKLTAYRLVLILPVLLTGLLPAVWGLAGGSWWIVAYAYLMIVSAAGDLEMYWRLRKFPGDALTRDHPDLLGCEVLLPESGS